From Rhinopithecus roxellana isolate Shanxi Qingling chromosome 17, ASM756505v1, whole genome shotgun sequence, one genomic window encodes:
- the LGALSL gene encoding galectin-related protein — MAGSVADSDAVVKLDDGHLNNSLSSPVQADVYFPRLIVPFCGHIKGGMRPGKKVLVMGIVDLNPESFAISLTCGDSEDPPADVAIELKAVFTDRQLLRNSCISGERGEEQSAIPYFPFIPDQPFRVEILCEHPRFRVFVDGHQLFDFYHRIQTLSAIDTIKINGDLQITKLG, encoded by the exons ATGGCGGGATCGGTGGCCGACAGCGATGCCGTGGTG AAACTAGATGATGGCCATTTAAACAACTCTTTGAGCTCTCCAGTTCAAGCGGACGTGTACTTCCCACGACTG ATAGTTCCATTTTGTGGGCACATTAAAGGTGGCATGAGACCAGGCAAGAAGGTGTTAGTGATGGGCATTGTAGACCTCAACCCAGAGAG CTTTGCAATCAGCTTGACCTGTGGGGACTCGGAAGACCCTCCTGCCGATGTGGCAATCGAACTCAAAGCTGTGTTCACAGATCGGCAGCTACTCAGAAATTCTTGTATATCTGGGGAGAGGGGTGAAGAACAGTCAGCAATCCCTTACTTTCCATTCATTCCAGACCAGCCATTCAGG GTGGAAATTCTTTGTGAGCACCCACGTTTCCGAGTGTTTGTGGATGGACACCAACTTTTTGATTTTTACCATCGCATTCAAACGTTATCTGCAATTGACACCATAAAGATAAACGGAGACCTCCAGATCACCAAGCTTGGCTGA